GCAACCGCGCGTGGTCGCCGGTCCGGGCGCACACCACGACGCCGGACAGGCCGTGCTCGGTGCGCCAGGCGTTGATCGCCGCCACGCAGTCCTCGCGCCACGCCGGGTCCACCTCGTCCAACCCGTCCAGCAGCGGCAGCACCGCGTCCGTGCGCACCCACTCCCGGGCCACCCCGCGCGGCACGCCGTACCGCTTCACCAGCTCGTCCACCAGCCACTCGGCCAGCGAGGCGTGGCGGGCGGCCCACGACGACAGGTGGAACACGGCGGGCACCGGCTCCTCCGGGTCGGCCACGGCCCGGTCGAGCAGGTCCCGGGCCAGTTCCAGCAGCGCGGTCGTCTTGCCCGCGCCGGGCTCGCCGAGCAGCAGCAGGCCGCCCCGGTCGTGCACCTCCGCGAGGGACGACACCGGCCGCCGGTCGGGTGCGACCAGCGTGCCCCACGGGTGGTCCACCGCCTCGGGACGCCGGGTCAGCCCCACCTCGACGCGTGCGACCGCCTCCAGCGACCGGTCCAGCACGCCGGTGACCCACTGCGCCCGCACGGACTCCAGCAGCGCCCGCCGCACCCGACCGTCGTCCCCGACGTCCACTGTGGACGAACGGCGCTGGTGGACCTCCCACGCCAGGCCGAGGGCGACCAGCGCGAGCACCGGCAGCCAGCCGGTCACCCCGGCCTTGCCCAGCACGTCCAGCTGCCCGTCGACCCGGGGGAGCACGCCTTGCAGCACGCCCCCCGCGACGAGCAGCTTGGGACCGATCCGATGCCACCGCCACACACCCCCATGGTGCCCGCGCCCGGTTCACACCAGAGGGTGAACTTGATCAGCGGCGGAGGATGGCTGAGAGAACCGCCGAAGTGTCCGAGAGGTCTTTCAGCACCACGTGGGCGCCGGCGTCCTCCAGCTCCCGCACGCTGCTGCGGCCGGTCGCCACGCCGATCGCCAGTGCGCCGTGGTGCAGGGCCGCGTCCACGTCGTGCGGCGTGTCGCCGATGACGACCGCCGAGAACTCCTTGCCGTGCTTGGCGTTCGCGAGCCGCACGGCTTCCAGGACCAGTTCGGGCCGGTGCTCGGACACCGTGCCGTAGCCGCCGATCTCGAAGTCGAGGTGGGTGTCCAGCCCGAACGCGGCCAGCTTGAACCGCGCGACCTCCACCAGGTTGCCGGTGACCAGCGACTGCACGACGTCCTCCTCTGCCGCCAGGGCCGCCAGCACCTCCGCCGCCCCGGGCAGGGCGTGGCCGTGGGTGGGCAGGAGGTGGGCCTCCCGGGTGGCGACCGCGACCAGTTCCTCGTGCAGGCGGTCCACCATCTCGTCGGTGGGCTCGACGTCGTGCAGCGCGAGCAGTTCCAGCGTGATCGCCCGCTCGGTGCGGCCGGGGAAGGACGGCACGTGCACCAGTTCCAGGCCCGTGACGGCCTCGAGAGCGGTCCGGTACCAGGTGTGGCCCAGGCCCCGCGCGTCGATCAGGGTCAGGTCGATGTCCCACAGCACCAACGTGTTCACAGCTTCTGCACGCTCTCCAGGATGTGCGCGACCTCGTCCGCGCTCGGCCCTTCCGCCACGTGCGGGCCGCCCTCGGCGACGTTGAGGACCACCACGGACACCTTGGTCCCCGACCGCATCGCCACCGCCGTCACGGTCGCCTTGGGGGAGAAGCACGGGTTCACGGCGTCCGGCTCGGCCTTGATGCTCACCACGGCCTTCTCGTCGCTCTCCGACTCCACCTTCGGCTCACCGAGCCGGGGTTCCTTGCGGTCCACGGTGTACCCGCCCTTGGCGATGGCCTTGGCGACCTCCGTGGCCACGTCCGTGGTGGAGTCGGACACCACCGACCCGGACCCGATCTGGGCCTGGATCATGTTGCGCCCCTGGCACTCGAAGGGCCGCGACACCGCCGACTTGACCAGCCGCACCCCGGCCGCCACGCCGCCGCCCGACAGCTCCCACGACTCCGGCAGCTCGTAGGACACGCCGGACTGGGTGTCCTCGACCGTCTGCCACTTGGTCTGCTTCGCGGGCTGCGCGGAGGTGGTCGCGGGGCCGGTCGCCGAGGGCGAGTCCCGGTTGAGCAGGACCGCCGTGAGGACACCGCCGGCCACCACGAGCACACCCAGCACGGACAGCGCGATCCACAGTGGACGGCGGTCCGGCTTGGGCGGCGGCGGGGGCTGGTAGTAGCCGAGTCCGGAGTAGGTCACGTCAGTTGCCCAGCGGCTTCACGGAGTCGACCATCGCCTGCAGGTCGGCCTCGGTCGGCGGCTTCGGGTCGGCCGGGCCGCCCTCCAGGTCGCCGTTGGCCATGAACACGTGCAGACCCTTGGAGCTCTTGAGGACCAGGATCTTCACCATGCCCTTGGTGGCAAGGCACTCGCTGCCGCTGGTGGTGATGGTGGCGTCGACCTGCACGGCGTCGATCTGGCCGCCGTTGTTGTTCGGGATCTTCAGCGCTTTGGGCTCGCTGAGCTTGATGTCGCGGGTCTTGCCCGAGCTGTAGTACTCGGCGCCGATCTTCTCGGCGAGGTCCTTGGCCACGGCCGCCATGTCACCGGGCGGGAGGACCCCGCCACCGGTCGCGCCCCGGTTGTAGCCGCCGCCCTTGCAGTCGTACTTGCCGAACAGGGTCAGGCCGGTGAGCGAGAAGTCCTTGATCGTCTCGAAGCTCGCCGAACCCGGGCTGGGCGTCCACGCCTTGGGGACGTCGTAGCTGATGTGCACGTCCTCGATGGCGAGGCAGTTCCAGTCCGGCTTGCTCGCCTTGCACGAGGAGGAGGCGGGGGTGCTCGGCTTGGTCGAGCCGGTGCTGCTGGGCTTGGTGGTGGTCGTGGTCGGCTTGGGCTCGGACGTCGCGGTCTGCGCGACGGTGTTCTGCTTGTCGTCGTCCTTCAGGAGGAAGAAGGCGGTGAGGCCGCCGCCGACGAGGACGAGCACGGCCGCCGCGACCGCGATCCACATCCCGGTCTTGCTCTTCTTCGGCGGCTCTTCACCGCCGGAGAACACGCCGAGGCCGCCATAGCCCCCGTACGGCTGTTGCTGCTGCGGGTAGCCCTGCGGTTGGCCGTACGGGTCGCCGTAAGGCGTGCCGTAGCCCGGTTGCTGGCCGTACTGCTGCTGTTGCGGGTCGTAGGAGCCGCCGTACCCCTGCTGCGGGTAGCCCTGGTTGGGCTGCCCCCAGTCGCCCTGGCCGGACTGGCCTCCCCAGTTGCTCTGCCCGTCACCTGGGTAAGTCACCGGCAAACCGTACCCCGAGGGTCGGGCGGGTCGAGCCGGTCCGGCTAATTCAGCACGCGTTGACTTGTGTGGCGGCCGGTCGTACGCTCTGAATTCAACACATGATGAACAAGTTCTGGAGGAAGTCATGGCCACACCCCACGACCGGCCGCCGGCGGTCCTCGCGGTGGCCACCGCCGTCGTCGGCGCGCTCGTGGCACTCGTGCTCGGGCTGCTGACCTTCGGCGTGCAGGCGACGGTCCACCCCGCCGACGTGCCCCTGGCCGTCGCCGTCGGTCCGGACGCCCCGCCGCAGCTCAAGGCGGTGGCGGACAAGCTCGCGGGCACCGGCTCCGCCGAGGTGTCCTGGCGGGTCACCACGCCCGACGAGGGGCGGGAGCTGCTGCGCTCCCAGGACGTCTACGGGGTGCTGGAACTCGCGCCCGGGGCGGCGACGGTCGTGCTGTCGGGCGCGGTGAACCCGTCCGGGACGCAGGTCGCGCAGCAGGTGCTGGGCGGGGTGGCGCAGGGGGCGGGGCTGCCCGCGAAGGTGGTCACGCTGGACCCGGCGTCGGCGGCCGGTCGGACCGCGCCGCTGGCCGCCAGTGCCCTGCTGTGGATCGGTGGCCTGGTCGCGGGTGCCGCGTTCACGGTGCTGGCGGGTCGGCGTGTCGTCGGCTTGGGTGCGCGGCTGCTCGGCGCTTCGCTGGCGGCGGTGCTGGCCGTGGCGGTGGTGGCCGGGTTCTTCGCCCTGTGGGACTCGAACCTGCCGTTGGACGCCGGCGTGCTGGGTTACCTCGCGCTGGTCGCGGTCGCGTTCGCGCTGCTCCAGACCGGTCTGCTGCGGTTGCTGGGGTTGCGGGCGATGGCTGTCCTGGGCCCGCTGTACCTGATGGCACCGGCGGTCGCCGGGCAGGTGCCCGAGCTGCTCAACCCCGCGTACCGGGTGGTGCTGTGGTCGTGGACGCCGTTCCGGTTCTCCACCGAGGGTCTGCGCGCCTTGCTCCAGAACGGCACGCTGGACAGCGCCCAGGTGTGGGTGTTCGTGGGGATCGCGGTGGCGGGGCTGCTCCTGCTGGTCCTACCCGCGAAGAAAGCTCAGCCGGACCCGGCGGACCGGGTTGTCGACGTTCGTGTCGACCAGGCAGACCGACTGCCAGGTGCCCAGCACCAGCGCACCGCCTAGCACGGGGATCGTCGCGTACGGCGGCACCAGTGCGGGCAGCACGTGGTCACGGCCGTGACCGGGGCTGCCGTGCCGGTGCCGCCAGCGGCCGTCCTTGGGCAGCAGGTCGCGCAGCGCGGCGAGCAGGTCGTCGTCGCTGCCCGCGCCGGTCTCCAGCACGGCCAGCCCGGCGGTGGCGTGCGGCACCCACACGTGCAGCAGGCCGTCGCCGTCCTCGTCCCGCAGGAAGTCCTCGCACACGCGGGTCAGGTCGTGCACGACCTCCTCGCCGCCGGTCCGGATCTCAATTTCCTCGCTGCGCATGGATCAATCGTGCAGGATTCCGACTCGTGCAGCACACCGCCATCGTCACCGGCGCCAACCAGGGGATCGGGGCCGCGACCGCGCGGGCCCTCGCCGCGCAGGGCGTCCAGGTCCTGATCACCTACCTGCGGTTCGCGCCCGCGCCCGACCCGAGCGTGCCCGAGGAGTACTTCACCGCCCGCGAGGCCGGCGCGGAGGCCGTCGTCGCCGCGATCGCCGAGGCGGGCGGCAAGGCGCACGCGATCGAGGTCGACCTGACCGAGAGCACCGCGCCCGCGTTGCTGTTCGACACCGCCGAGCGCCTCTTCGGGCCGGTGGACGTGCTGGTCAACAACGCCTCCGGCTGGGTCCAGGACACCTTCCTGGCCACCGAGGTCGACCAGTTCGGCCGCGTGCTGAAGGCCGTGACGCCGCAGACCTTCGACGCCCAGTTCGCCGTGGACGCCCGCGCCGGCGCGCTGCTGATCGCCGAGTTCGCCCGGCGGCACCTCGCCCGCGGCGGCAACTGGGGCCGGATCGTCTCGCTCACCTCGGGCGGGCCGAACGGGTTCCCCAGCGAGGTCTCCTACGGCGCGGCCAAGGCGGCGCTGGACAACTTCACCATGTCCGCCGCCGCCGAGCTGTGGCCGCACGGCGTGACCGCGAACGTGGTCAACCCGGGCGTGACGGACACGGGGTGGGTGAACGACGCCGTGCGCGCACAGCACTCGGTGGGCACGCCGGAGGAGGTGGCGGACGTGATCGCGTTCCTGTGCTCGCCCGCCGCGAAGCGCGTGACCGGCAGCTTGGTGCGGCTGCACTGACATTACTCACGGGTAACATGGCGCGCATGAAGGCATCTCGTCTGCGGCGGGGCATGAACCTGTGGCCGCCGTTCCTGTTCGCCGGCATCCGGGTGGTCGCGCTGTCCGACGACTACCGGTACGCCAAGGTGCGCATGCGCCTGCGCTGGTACAACCGCAACTACGTGGGCACCCACTTCGGCGGCTCGCTTTTCGCGATGACCGACCCGTTCTGGATGCTGCTGGTCCTGCGCCACCTCGGGCGGGACCACATGGTGTGGGACCGGGCGGCCGAGATCGACTTCGTGAAGCCGGGTCGCGGAACCGTTTACGCGGAGTTCAAGCTGACCGACGAGCACCTGGACGAGTTGCGGGCCCAGGCGGCGGGCGGCGGCAAGGCGCTGGCGTGGTTCCCGGTGGACGTGGTGGCCGAGGACGGCACCGTCGTCGCGCGGGTGCGCAAGCAGGTCTACGCCCGCCGCAAGGATGCGCGACCGGACAAGCGGGCGTCGGAAGCGCTCAAGGCCTGAGAATCATCGGCAAAATGCTGGACTCACCGAAGGTCTGACGGTAGTGATGTAAGTCATGCGAAGCGCATTCGGATCCACCTTCGACGTCCCGGACGGCTACCTCAACACCGCGAGCATCGGCGTCCCGCCCGCAGCCGCCGCGGCCGAGGTGGCCGACGCCGTCCGCCGGTGGGCGGCCGGTCTCGACGGCCCCACCAGCGCGGAACCGGCCGTGGCCACCGCCCGGGAGGCGTTCGGCAAGCTGCTGGGCGCGGCGGCGGCGCAGGTGGCGAGCGGCGCTTCGGTGTCGCACCTGGTGGCCAACGTGGCGGCGGGGCTGCCGGTCGGAGCCCGCGTCCTGGTGGCGCGCGGGGACTTCACGTCGTTGACGTTCCCCTTCGCCGCGCGCGGGTGCGAGGTGACCGAGGTGGACCTGGAGGACGTGCCGTCCGCGGCGGCCGGGCACGACCTCGTCGCGGTGAGCGTCGTCCAGTCCGCCGACGGGCGGATCGTGGACCTGGACGGCCTGCGCGCGGCCGGCGTGCCGGTGCTGCTGGACGCCACGCAGGCCGTCGGGTGGCTGCCGCTGGCGCTGGACTGGGCGGACTACGTCGTCGCGGCCGGCTACAAGTGGCTGATGGCCCCGCGCGGGTCGGCGTGGCTGGCGTGCTCGCCGGCGGGCGTGGAGCGGGCGGCGCCGGTCGCGGCCAACTGGTGGGCGGGCGAGGACCCGTGGGACTCGGTCTACGGCCTGCCGCTGCGGTTGGCCTCCGACGCCCGCCGGTTGGACCTCTCGCCGGTGTGGCTCGCGCAGTACGGGGCGGCGGTGTCCCTGCCGTACCTGGCGTCGCTGGACCTCGGCGCGGTGCGCGAGCACAACGTGGGGCTGGCGGACTCGTTGCTGGCCGGCCTGGGCCTACCGCCGCGCGGGAGCGCGATCGTGTCGCTGGAGCTGTCGCCGGAGCAGGCGTCGCGGCTGGCAGCGGCCGGGGTGAAGTCGGCGACCCGGGCCGGCCGGACGCGGCTGGGCTTCCACCTGTACAACACGGCCGCCGATGTGGATCTTGTGCTCGAAGCGCTCGCATAGCGGCTGTCCGTTACCGTGACAGTTTGTGTCGGTTCCTCCCGAATCACCTGAAGAGGTGACCCAACGGTTACCACGCGTCCCTCCGGCGCGACCGTCGGACACCGCGCCGCTGTGGCGGTCGGAGATCGGGCAGCTCGACTCGCTGATGAGTGCGCAGCCCTCCCGGCCGGCTCCGAGGCCGCCCAGGCGCCTCCCCAGCGGCTGGTGGCTCAAGGGCTTGGGGCTGGTCGGCGTGGCCGTGGTGTCGGGTTTGGTGTGGCTGGTCGTGATGCCGAAAGGCGACTCGGGCACCACACCGACCACGACCTCCACGGCCCCGACGGGCGAGTTCTCGTTCGCCCGCGCGCCCCAGGCACCTGAGGCCGTGCTGGACAGCTCGTGCGCGCCCCACGCCTACGGCAAGGCGAAGGAGTACTTCACGACCACGCCGTGCCAGCAACTGTCCCGATCGCTCTACACCGTGAGCGCCGGCGGGAAGCAGGTGCTGGTGTCGGTGGTGGTCGTGAAGATGGCGGACGACAAGGCGGCGACGGACCTCAAGAAGTTCCTCGACGGGGACAACACGGGCAACCTCTACGACCTGTCGCGGGAAGGCGTGGCGAAGGTGCCGGGCGGCCCGGACTGGGTGGCGCACGGCGAGTACGCCTCGACGGTGCGGGGGCGCGAGCTGGTGATCGTCGAGTCGGACTTCTACGGCGCGACGAAGACGGCCGAGCGGGACCGCAAGCTCCTGGACCGGATCAGCAACGACGCCCTCCGCCTCGGCTCGTGAAGCCCCGGCTCAGCCGACACCGGTACCCGGAAGGGTGATCGAGACGGGAGTCACCCCGGCGATCTTGCGCCAGCGCGTGGCGCGGATCGCCGAGGTGGTGAGGGCGTCCAGGGCCGTCTTGCGCAGCTCGGCGTCGTCCGTGCGCTCGATCACCCCGCGCCAGGCCACGCACCCGTCCGTCTCGACCGCGATCAGCGCCGCGATGGCCGAGGCTGCGCTGTCCACCGGGGCCGGCGGCAGGTAGGCGGGGGCCGGGGGTCGCGGGGTCGCGCCCTTGTCGCGCAGCCAGCGCTCGGTGGCGTCCCGGCGGGCGCGGTGGGCCAGGGCGCCCTCGGCCACGGCTGCCGCCTGTTGGGCCGCGAAGGCGCTGACCAGGCCGTACGTCCACACCGCCGCGTGTTCGGCCGCCAAAGCGTCCTGAACCGCATCCACGCTCACGACAAAGCCTCCACCAAGCTCGCGCATCCGGCCGACACCGACGCCACCAGGCCCGCCCGGTGCGCGGGCACGGTCGGGGCCAGGTCGGCAGCCTGCTTCTGGGCCGCTCGCAGGGCCGTCACCAGTTGCTCCCGGGTGGCGTTGGGGGGAGGTGTGACCGAGGTCGGGGGTGTCGTCGACGGGGAAGACGTCGTGGGGACCTTCGGGGTTGCCCGGTCGATCTCGGCGGCCAGTCTCGTCGCGTGCTCGGTGCGGGCCGCCGCGGTCTCCGGGGCGCCCACGGCCGTGGCCAGGGCAGCGTCCGAGCGGGCCGCGCGCAGCAGGTCCTCCAGGACGTCCGGGGGCGGCGGGGGAGGCGGGGGTGTGGTGCACGCAACCGCCAGGGGCGCGGTGGCCGCCGCCACCAGCACGCCGCGCCTGCTGAGCGCCGTTCTTCCGATCACGCGTCCCGATCCTGCCAGAGCCGCCTTGATCGCCTCTGCGGCGTGCGGAGCCCCGGAGACGAGATAGTCTGGGCGACCACGGCCGGCGGCGTGCAGCGTCGGCCGGGGTCGCCGTGCCCATCTGCACGTGAGCTCAAGGAGTCACCAACGTGTCCAGCCCGCCGCGCGGAGATCTCGCCGCGCAGCTAGCACCCGTCGTGCGGGAGGCGGTCGAGGCCATCGGCTTCGACCTCGAGACGCTCGACGTGAACCAGGCTGGGCGTCGCCGGCTGGTGAAGGTCGTCGTGGACGGCGACGACGGGGTCGGCCTGGACGAGGTGGCGCAGGCCAGCCGCGCCGTGTCCGCCGCCCTCGACGCGCACGAGCACCTCATCGCGGGCCCGTACACGCTCGAAGTGACCTCGCCGGGCGCCGACCGCCCGCTGACCAGGCCGCGCCACTGGAAGCGCGCCCGGCTGCGCCTGGTCAAGGTCAAGCAACCCGACCAGGTGGAGTGGTTCGGCCGCGTGGGCGAGGCCGACGACTCAGGGGTCGTGCTGCTGGTCAAGGGCGAGCTGCGCCGCGTCGAGTACAAGACGATCGAGCGCGCCGTCGTCGAAGTGGAGTTCAAGCAGCCGCCCGTCGAGGAGCTCGCGCTCCTGGAGGGCCGCGCGCCGAAGGAGGAGTCGGAGTGAACGTCGACATCGCCGCACTGCGGGCGATCGAACGGGACAAGGACATCCCCTTCGACACCGTCCTGGAAGCCATCGAGACGGCCCTGCTGACCGCCTACAAGCACACCGAGGGCCACCACTCGCACTCGCGGGTGGAGATCGACCGCAAGACCGGGGTCGTGCGCGTGCTCGCCCAGGAGATCGGCCAGGACGGCCAGGTCCTGGAGGAGTGGGACGACACGCCCGAGGGCTTCGGCCGCATCGCCGCCACCACCGCCCGCCAGGTCATCCTCCAGCGCCTGCGCGACGCCGAGCACGAGCGCACCTTCGGCGAGTTCTCCGCCAAGGAGGGCGAGATCATCGGCGGTGTCGTGCAGCGCGACGCCCGCGCCAACGCGCGCGGCATGGTCGTGGTGCAGATCGGCGACACCGAGGGCGTGCTGCCGCCCGCCGAGCAGGTGCCCGGAGAGGCCTACGAGCACGGCTCGCGCATCAAGTGCTACGTGGTGGGCGTCTCGCGCGGCGCGCGCGGCCCGCAGATCACGCTGTCCCGGACCCACCCGAACCTGGTGCGCAAGCTGTTCGCGCTCGAGGTCCCGGAGATCGCCGACGGCACCGTGGAGATCCCCGCGGTGGCACGTGAGGCAGGTCACCGTTCCAAGATCGCGGTCCGGTCCACGGTCCCGGGCGTCAACGCCAAGGGCGCGTGCATCGGCCCGATGGGCGCCCGCGTGCGCAACGTGATGAGCGAGCTGGCGGGCGAGAAGATCGACATCATCGACTTCTCCGAGGACCCGGCCACCTTCGTCGGGAATGCCCTGTCACCTGCGAAGGTTGTGTCCGTACGGGTGGTCGACGAGCGGGCCAAGACCGCGCGCGTCGTCGTGCCCGACTTCCAGCTCTCCCTCGCCATCGGCAAGGAGGGCCAGAACGCCCGGTTGGCCGCCCGGCTGACCGGGTGGAAGATCGACATCCGCAGCGATGTGGCGGGTGCCCCCACGGGCGCCACCACATCCGGTTCGGCTGATTGAGCGTCAGGAGATAGACTTCTCAGTGGTTCGACGTCGGGGATCGGTTTTCACGCACAACGGCCCGGTTCGTACGTGCATAGGATGCCGCGCCCGGACGTTGCCCTCCGAGTTGCTGCGCGTCGTGGTCGTGGACGGGGCCGTGGTCCCGGACACGCGTCGGCGGTTGCCGGGCCGGGGAGCATGGCTGCACCCCGATCCGAGCTGCCTCCGCGACGCCGAGAAGCGGCGGGCGTTCCCGCGGGCCTTCAGGGTCCCGGGGCCGCTCGACGTGGAACGCGTGCGCGGGCACCTCGCACAGCAGGAGCACCAGGTCCAGGGATCGCCCCGGGACCGCCAGGAAGCAAGGAAGCAGGTCGACCCGTCATGAGTCAGCCGTGAAGCTGAAGACATGAACGCGCGACGTTAAGACGAGGTCGACGGGACTGCCGCCGGCCTCATCACCAGAGGAGTGCAGTGGCAGGCAAGGCCCGCGTGCACGAGCTCGCGAAAGAGCTCGGCGTCACGAGCAAGGAACTACTCAGCAAGCTCGCCGACCAGGGCGAGTACGTGAAGTCCGCGTCCAGCACCGTCGAGGCCCCGGTGGCCCGGCGGCTGCGTGACGCCTACGCCGCGAAGTCCGAGGCGAAGCCCAAGCCGTCCGGCGCGCGCCCCGCGCCGCCGAAGCCCCAGGCGCCCG
This DNA window, taken from Saccharothrix variisporea, encodes the following:
- a CDS encoding DUF4442 domain-containing protein, which gives rise to MKASRLRRGMNLWPPFLFAGIRVVALSDDYRYAKVRMRLRWYNRNYVGTHFGGSLFAMTDPFWMLLVLRHLGRDHMVWDRAAEIDFVKPGRGTVYAEFKLTDEHLDELRAQAAGGGKALAWFPVDVVAEDGTVVARVRKQVYARRKDARPDKRASEALKA
- a CDS encoding ABC transporter permease, which produces MATPHDRPPAVLAVATAVVGALVALVLGLLTFGVQATVHPADVPLAVAVGPDAPPQLKAVADKLAGTGSAEVSWRVTTPDEGRELLRSQDVYGVLELAPGAATVVLSGAVNPSGTQVAQQVLGGVAQGAGLPAKVVTLDPASAAGRTAPLAASALLWIGGLVAGAAFTVLAGRRVVGLGARLLGASLAAVLAVAVVAGFFALWDSNLPLDAGVLGYLALVAVAFALLQTGLLRLLGLRAMAVLGPLYLMAPAVAGQVPELLNPAYRVVLWSWTPFRFSTEGLRALLQNGTLDSAQVWVFVGIAVAGLLLLVLPAKKAQPDPADRVVDVRVDQADRLPGAQHQRTA
- a CDS encoding YlxR family protein; translation: MPSELLRVVVVDGAVVPDTRRRLPGRGAWLHPDPSCLRDAEKRRAFPRAFRVPGPLDVERVRGHLAQQEHQVQGSPRDRQEARKQVDPS
- a CDS encoding ferritin-like domain-containing protein, with product MSVDAVQDALAAEHAAVWTYGLVSAFAAQQAAAVAEGALAHRARRDATERWLRDKGATPRPPAPAYLPPAPVDSAASAIAALIAVETDGCVAWRGVIERTDDAELRKTALDALTTSAIRATRWRKIAGVTPVSITLPGTGVG
- a CDS encoding SDR family NAD(P)-dependent oxidoreductase: MQHTAIVTGANQGIGAATARALAAQGVQVLITYLRFAPAPDPSVPEEYFTAREAGAEAVVAAIAEAGGKAHAIEVDLTESTAPALLFDTAERLFGPVDVLVNNASGWVQDTFLATEVDQFGRVLKAVTPQTFDAQFAVDARAGALLIAEFARRHLARGGNWGRIVSLTSGGPNGFPSEVSYGAAKAALDNFTMSAAAELWPHGVTANVVNPGVTDTGWVNDAVRAQHSVGTPEEVADVIAFLCSPAAKRVTGSLVRLH
- a CDS encoding twin-arginine translocation signal domain-containing protein; the encoded protein is MIGRTALSRRGVLVAAATAPLAVACTTPPPPPPPPDVLEDLLRAARSDAALATAVGAPETAAARTEHATRLAAEIDRATPKVPTTSSPSTTPPTSVTPPPNATREQLVTALRAAQKQAADLAPTVPAHRAGLVASVSAGCASLVEALS
- a CDS encoding aminotransferase, whose amino-acid sequence is MRSAFGSTFDVPDGYLNTASIGVPPAAAAAEVADAVRRWAAGLDGPTSAEPAVATAREAFGKLLGAAAAQVASGASVSHLVANVAAGLPVGARVLVARGDFTSLTFPFAARGCEVTEVDLEDVPSAAAGHDLVAVSVVQSADGRIVDLDGLRAAGVPVLLDATQAVGWLPLALDWADYVVAAGYKWLMAPRGSAWLACSPAGVERAAPVAANWWAGEDPWDSVYGLPLRLASDARRLDLSPVWLAQYGAAVSLPYLASLDLGAVREHNVGLADSLLAGLGLPPRGSAIVSLELSPEQASRLAAAGVKSATRAGRTRLGFHLYNTAADVDLVLEALA
- a CDS encoding HAD family hydrolase; translated protein: MNTLVLWDIDLTLIDARGLGHTWYRTALEAVTGLELVHVPSFPGRTERAITLELLALHDVEPTDEMVDRLHEELVAVATREAHLLPTHGHALPGAAEVLAALAAEEDVVQSLVTGNLVEVARFKLAAFGLDTHLDFEIGGYGTVSEHRPELVLEAVRLANAKHGKEFSAVVIGDTPHDVDAALHHGALAIGVATGRSSVRELEDAGAHVVLKDLSDTSAVLSAILRR
- the nusA gene encoding transcription termination factor NusA codes for the protein MNVDIAALRAIERDKDIPFDTVLEAIETALLTAYKHTEGHHSHSRVEIDRKTGVVRVLAQEIGQDGQVLEEWDDTPEGFGRIAATTARQVILQRLRDAEHERTFGEFSAKEGEIIGGVVQRDARANARGMVVVQIGDTEGVLPPAEQVPGEAYEHGSRIKCYVVGVSRGARGPQITLSRTHPNLVRKLFALEVPEIADGTVEIPAVAREAGHRSKIAVRSTVPGVNAKGACIGPMGARVRNVMSELAGEKIDIIDFSEDPATFVGNALSPAKVVSVRVVDERAKTARVVVPDFQLSLAIGKEGQNARLAARLTGWKIDIRSDVAGAPTGATTSGSAD
- the rimP gene encoding ribosome maturation factor RimP; the protein is MSSPPRGDLAAQLAPVVREAVEAIGFDLETLDVNQAGRRRLVKVVVDGDDGVGLDEVAQASRAVSAALDAHEHLIAGPYTLEVTSPGADRPLTRPRHWKRARLRLVKVKQPDQVEWFGRVGEADDSGVVLLVKGELRRVEYKTIERAVVEVEFKQPPVEELALLEGRAPKEESE
- a CDS encoding YjbQ family protein produces the protein MRSEEIEIRTGGEEVVHDLTRVCEDFLRDEDGDGLLHVWVPHATAGLAVLETGAGSDDDLLAALRDLLPKDGRWRHRHGSPGHGRDHVLPALVPPYATIPVLGGALVLGTWQSVCLVDTNVDNPVRRVRLSFLRG